Genomic segment of Globicephala melas chromosome 7, mGloMel1.2, whole genome shotgun sequence:
ctcaaccactgcgcctagGCTTTCCTTTCGCCCACTCCAAATCATACACCACTCCCCCGACTTCTGTCACCATAGCTAGGTTTATTTAAGTGTTGAAAATGAGATCATGCAGTGTGTGCTCTGTGTCTGATGTCTTTTAAAAGGTCAGCATGCTTTGCGATTCATTCATGCTTTTGCCTTTTGATACTGAGTAGTATTTATATGGATGTATCATAATTTACCCATTTTCCTCTTGAtaaacatttggattatttcccaccttttggctattatgagtaagaTTGGTGAACATTTTTTACAAGTCCTGTTGTGGAAGTatgttttcattcttctaggGAAAGTATCTAGGAGTGAACTGTTGGGCCCTATGGGAAGTATATTTGTAGCTTTATGAGAAGTTGTATTGTTCCATGGAACTCGTGTGAGCACTCTGCCATCTCAGCCATTCTAGTGAATGAGAAATGGCTTCTCAGACTTTTTAGAaagcagttttattgaggtataatttgcatataaGCCATCCTTTATAAGTGCACAGTTTGGTGTGTTTGGACATGTATACAGATGTGTGACACCACAGTCAAGTGACTTCATTCCTGTGAAAGATGCCCTCATGCCCTCTGGCCCCTGGGCACCACTAATtggttttctgtctctgtagattatGTTGGTCTTTCCTAGAGTTTCATATCATGTGTtactgtgtctgacttcttttgcatattgtatttttctttttttttgagatttatcccaTGTTATGTGTATCAGCAGTTCTATCCTTTTGGTTGCTGAGTAGTAGTATTTTGTTGTATGGTTGTACCACAGTTTGCTGGTGGTTTAGTCTGTATAAATCAGTGGGCTATGAACGTGGCAATTCAGGGACCCTCTCTTAACCTCCCTGGAGAAAAACTCCTCCGTTGGAATGGGGAGTCAGGAGGGGAGCCAGGCATCTTACTGCTTACCAGGTAGCCTCTGAATCCCTCTTCCAGATCGTGGTCCTTCGTCACTTCCTGGCAACACATGCTGACAGCTTCTAGGTCTAGGGGAAGGGGCTTTCCAGGTGTCAGGCTGCTGCTTGACCCTCTTCACTGCTGGCTGAGAGTACAGCTTTTTTGAGTCTGCTAAATTATTTGCCacttgtacttttaaaaagattCCAAAATTATTAGGTTCTaaaatgtcttttctctattCTTGATCTGTGTGgctttgtgtctttttatttattaatctgCTTTATTGTCATTTTGGGTGGGGACAAAGGCAAAAGTATGTGTTCAGCCTGCTGTACCTTAGGCCCAGAAGTCTTTTTAGCAAAACCCTGGTGTTTAAACCAcaagtttttccttttgtttttgctgtaattAACAACACTGTGATGAGCATGCTTACAGTTCAGCCTTTGTTCAAATCcatgcttatttctttttttcttttttaattgaagtgtagttgatgtacagtattttaTAAGTTACCAGGGTACAATACAGTGATGCACAGttattaaaggttatattccatttatagttactgtaaatattggctgtattccctatGTGTGTCCTtgtagtttgtacctctgaatcccctacccctgtgttgcccccctcctcccttccctctccagtGAACcgctggtttgttctctatatctgtgagtctgcttcttttttgttatattcactagtttgttgtattttttagattctacatataagtgataccatacagtatttgtctctttctgatttatttcacttagcataataccctccacgtccatccatgttgcaaatgacaaagtttccttctttttttatggttgagtaacatTCCCGTGCGCgaccatatgtatgtgtgtgtttcccacatcttctttatctgttgatggacacttagggttgCTTTctatcttgacaattgtaaataattctgctatgaacattgggatacatgtatcttttcaaattagtgttttcgttttcttggGATAAATaccctggagtggaattgctgagtcatgtggtagttctatttttagtgttttgagaaacttccatactgttttccatagtggctgtaccaatttgtaTTCTTACCAACGgtgtatgaggattccctttcctccacagctTCACCGacttttgttatttgtgttctttttattcatagccattctcacaggtgtgaggCGATAGatccctcactgtggttttgatttgcatttccctgatgatgagctatgttgagcatctttttatgtgctgtgCTTGTTTCTTTAAGACaaatttctagaagtagaatGGTGGGGTTAAAAGACATACATACTTTTAATGCCAAATTGTGCCCCAGCAAGGGCGTGCTAATTTAAATTCCGACAGGACCAGTGTTTCTTTCCTGTTCCTATGTAAGTATGCACTCGGTAGaactttctccccacccccccgaaaaaaaaaatacttgcacaTAAAGTCTAAGCAGTGAAGCCACATCTCAGCAGAGGTGTCAGATATGACTGTGGTCGGGGCTGGAACACTGCCTCGTTCCTCGCTGCATGCTTGGTTCGTCCCCTGTGTCTGGCCGAGTGTGGGTTTGAATGAAGGCTTTGGGCTTCTTTGTTTCAGGTTACACTCCTGGCACACCTTACAAAGTGTCCTGTTCCCCCACCAGCGGGGCGGTGCCACCGTactcctcctcccccaacccctaccAGACCGCTGTGTACCCCGTGCGAAGTGCCTACCCCCAGCAGAGCCCGTACGCACAGGTAGGCCTGGGGCGCGCTGTGGGAGTCTTACGGGGTCTCCTGGGCACTGTGCTTGTGGGAATGGCCGATTTCTCGGGGCTCTGACCCTCTGGGTGTGGGACCCTGTGGCCCTCGTCTCTCTTCTTTCCCCAGCAAGGCACGTACTACCCCCAGCCCCTGTATGCAGCACCCCCTCACGTCATCCACCACACCACAGTGGTGCAGCCCAACGGCATGCCGGCGACGGTGTACCCTGCTGCCATCCCTCCGCCTAGAGGCAACGGCGTCACCATGGGCATGGTGGCGGGGACCACTATGGCCATGTCAGCGGGTGAGTCCTTGGCCCTGGGGTGCCTGCTCTGTGATGGCatgagggctgggggaagggagagctcACCAGTACTCTGACCCTTGGCTTTGACTTTTCATGGCTAGGGTTGTGTGGAAGGACATCTGATCCTTTTGGGAAGAAGTGGcatgttgtgtttttctttacctcccctcctttctcttcGCTCTCCTTTCAGTTGAGACTGGAGTGTGGGGTTTAGACCATGAACCAAGTACCTTTTCCATAGACTATGACTGAGTAGCCGTCTCCAAATGGGATGGGGCCACTTTTTTTGGAGAGCTGAGTCACTTGGCTGTAGGGACAAGAAGTGACCAGATGCCTATGGCGAGCACATAGAGCTTGGGCAGGGGGGGGGTACTTTGTGATCTGGGGGCTGGCCCTGTTGATCCTCCCCTTCAGTGTGGGATACCAGTGCAGGCCAAGCTGTCTGAACGCGGATGTTTCTATGAATCTAGGAAAGCCGGTCTTGTGTTCATAGAGATAACAGCTGCCTGTAGAAATCCTTTGGCGTACGTTGATTTTATCTCCCCAGGCTTCCCCTAGGTCTGGAAAATAAACCACAGGCAGAAGAGACCTGTGGCTGGAATGGGCCTGTCTCCATGGAACCTTGGAGTGTTTGAGGGCTTGACTGAATGTCTAGGGATTAGGTTACCTCCTGTGGGCATGTGAATTGTCTGTGGTGAGGGGCCAGGTACACACAATGCGTTTGGTTGCCCATGGCTGggtctttagaaaaaaaaatacatatgtatgtatgtgtgtgtatatatatatagttccctCTTTGTTTTCCTAGACTTCAGTATAAGGAAGACGTGTCAGGAGAGAATGGTGTTTCAGGATACCATGTGTGTTTCTGCTTAGAGTCACTCTTTTATTTGGTTTTCCCATACTTACCCATGAAGGCGGAGGAGAGTCTGGCACAGATAGAAACTGCGTGTTTGCGGCACATGGAGGGTGGGGATGGCAGGCCCTGGTGTGGGTGCCCTGGTGTGGGtgcaggcaggaaggaggaggagaggagggctgCCGGGTGAGGCTGTAGCTTCGAGGTGGTGCTTGTCCGTGAATGGACACAGCCGAGTTTTCTGCAGTTTCAGGGAAAACATGCTTAGCTTACGGTACTCAGAAGCTCATATAGTTGGGAATCTCCCTccgcctccctctctccctctcttccagtTATTTATTACCACCATAACCCAAGTGTACAGGTCAGTGGTGTTATCACACTGTGGTGtcacatctccagaactttctcgtCCTGGAGAACTgaagctctgtacccattaaacagctcccccttccccttggcccagaccctggcaaccaccattctcctttctgtcacTATCcatttgactcctctagggacctcgtataagtggactcatgcggaatttgtctttttgtgactggcttatttcactgagcataatgtcctcagggttcatccgtgttgtagcatgtgactaattcccttcctttttaaggccgaataatatttttgttttctttttatcaccTCATCTGGAAAAATAATACGGTATGCTTTTATGGAGAGGAGGCCCAAAGGCTTCTGCAGACATGCTATCCATGCGAGCTTGCTGTGTTTATACATCTTTGACTTGTATATAATCAAGAGTTCTGAGAGCATTGTGGGTCAGAGCCATCCCCTCTTCCTGTCTGCCTCCCGCCTTGCCACGGGGGTTGGGCGGGAGCTCCCCTGTAAGAGGGAGCAGTGGTGGGGTGCTGCCCTCCACTGAGATGCCTGCTCTTCCTTCCAGGTACCTTGCTGACTGCCCACTCCCCAACTCCTGTCGCCCCCCACCCCGTCACCGTGCCCACGTATCGGGCCCCAGGAACGCCCACCTACAGCTATGTGCCCCCCCAGTGGTGATCACCCTGCAAACGTAAGTGACTGGTGAAGCCCGAGGCCAGCTTGTGACTAAAGTGCATTTTTTTAAGAGGAGAATGGGAGATCTGTGTCATTTTAAATACTGCCAAGAAAAATGCTACCTGATGATCCAAAGGCAATGCAGCGTTTAAATTTTTGTCCTTATTGGGACTctgcagaggaaagaagaaggaaaccaTGAGTTCTTGCTGTGCATCCTCTGCACTGTGTCCCTTACCTGGGCTGTGCTCTAGTCTCCTGCCCGCCTCCTGCAGGAAGTAGGACTCCAGTTGTAACTGGAAGTCTCTGGGGTCCGTGGGAACCAGCACGGCTGCCTCTCTTGCTGCTGCCCTTTCTTGTCCTAGTGGATCTCCTCCTCCAGTTGAATGCCTCCTTTCCTGAGCAGTGGTGCCAGAGGAgctgtgtgtgactgtgtccatctttctccccaccccccaggttTGTGGATGGAGCTGTGCAGTCACATCATGGAGGTTCCACAGCTGGTGCTGCAGGCCTTGTGCCTCCAACCAGGACTTTCTTCTTAATGCTCTCGACACTTAGCTAAACACTACTACGGCCGGCCCAGCAGGTCCTAGCACCCTCAGTCTCCAACTGACTCTGTGGGTTGGTCTTAAAGCAAATCCTGTTTGGTGGGCTGCCAGGCAATTTTTTAGCTAACTGTAATGATAAAAAGGGAGTGTTAATCTGTTCTGAATCATATCTAGTTGAATGcatgttaaaaaaacacaaaaacaaagctTGCTCAATCTACCTGCAGTGACTGATGCAGAACCATCATATGCAAAATCCAAAGGAATGGAAAAGTATTTTACAACTTGTATCACTAATGCACTGTTGTAATGTATGCAAAGTCTTAAAGTTATAAGTGTTAAAGTGAATTTCTTCATAGAGCATCTGAAATCTCTTTGATGATTCTTCAGCCTTTTGGGGTTGACGTGGGTTGCCAGTTGGAAACGTGGACTTCTAGTTTCCACCCATCTGTTCCTTTTGCACGGACTGCACTGGGAGAGAGTTGCAGGGACGGGGAGAGTGTGGGGAGGCCACCGCTGCTTGGGGTGCAGCCAGGTTAATGGCTTTCTCTCCATTTAGGCTTGTGGGGTCAGTGTGATGTGGACGTCCTTAGGGATTACCATGAATCCAGTTAGGGACACAAGGTGGTTTATGTATCAGCAAAGCAATTTTCTCTGCCATCTAAATTTTCATTACAAATCTCTTACAGATAGAGATGATGTTTTCTATATGTTTAATGGAAAAGTCCTATGTAGAGCTAAATTATTTTCCTGGGATGGGAAATATATGAGAGAACCAGCCACACTTGGAGGAGGTATTGGCCTCACCTTTATTTAGCTTAGAAAAATCATTCCTttcccccctacccccacccgCCCGGGAAATGTCTGAGTCACCTGAAAACATATGTAGGCATTGTTGTTCTTCCTCTCACAAAGAAGGCAAAGACTTCATTCAGCTGTGTGTTATGAAGAAAGTTGTATatttaagaacttttaaaaggGAACAGAACTTTATTGGATATTGATTGTTCCTTGTAGAGAGGCAGGGCTGTGGCTGTGTTTCGGCCCATGCACTCGATGGGGACTTGTCCTCTGAGACCACCTGGAGGGCGCTCGTGGAGATGGCTGTGGGGAGGTGTGAGGGAAGGGCTGGCGCCTGTCGTCTGTGAGCCCCTTTGGCCATCTCTTCTCGCGGCTGGGGACACTCAGCACAAAGCACGTGTGGACAGCAAAGGGCCAGGCAGCATCAGAACGTGTGTGCCTGCCAGAACTTaccacagaaaggcttttgtgtttAAAATCTGAATATTGTACATAAGAAACCAAGAGGAATTTTTGCCTAAATGTGCCCAACTTGTAtcgatgggtgtgtgtgtgtgtgtctgtcctcaGATGAAGtcggagggggtggggggtgagggctGTTCCCTTTCAGCGGTCTGTCAGGGGCGGGGGTGCCCCTGCTCCACCCCGTCGTCGTTTCAAGCGCTGTGGGCCTCAGGTGGGGAGGGCGCCTTTCTCTCCTTACGGCTCTCGGCAGCTGGTCAGGGCTCCGGCACTGGGGTGGCGTTCAGCCCCGGATGGTGAGTGGATACCTGACCCCTGAGCCTTTGGTAACCTTATTTTTTATAGTAAGTACtcttcatagttttctttttcacattttattttataagagtTTTAGGAATATTTTTGCATGGATCATTGTAAACAGAAGATTTATTTCTAATGTCTGTAACATAGTGTGTTTACTGATAAGTACTTTAAATTGCTTCAAGAGCACTTAACCCAcctttgtatgtgtgtattcatgtgtgtgtgtgtgtgtgtgtgtgtgtgtgtgtgtagcagccATTTACCCCAGGCACACTGTCCACTTCAACTCTTTGTTGGTAATTCCATCTGTATAGTGGACGGTTTGTAATATCAATATGTTCTAAGGGTTCCAGGGGCTGAACAGAGAAGTTGGTTTCCCCAGTTGAGCGTAATAAGATAGGAGAAAATAAGAGTTTAGGATATGCTTTTTAAACGTCCCAGTGTgcgcacacacagaaacacacatgccACTACCTGTAAGGATTGGACTCATTTGAATTCAGGAGGAAGTTATGAGAAATTATATAGGCTGTTTCTTCCAGCTTGCCTGAGACTTGGCACACACAGGGTGAGTGTTTTCACGAGCACTGAATTAAATGGTGttttcaagagaaagaaaagagtgggTTTCGTTTTCTCCCCATTTACATCAGCTTTATAAACACTTTCCCCcctgtaatttctttaaaaatcttatttcccTTTTGTGAAGTTGAGTTGGGAGACTTCATCAGATACTTTTGCATTATGGAATACATCTCTGTGGAaacctttttaattttgaaactatCGGCATCAGCTACCAAATATGGAAGGTAGATCTTGTCTAGCAGGTGAGAATCTGGATATAATGAATAGTAACAAAACTATCATATGTTGTAATTTTAGCAGCATTTAGTTCCAGTAAAATTAACTAAGGAATAGAGCTTCTGTTACAAAGTTGCATAATTTGATATCCTAAGCACAATAGTAGAACATTCAgagaaattttgcattttttatatgTGACATTCCTAATTTGAGAGTCTTTCAGCTAAATTACAGTTATTTTAGAAGTTGAGACAGGCAAGTAAAG
This window contains:
- the FAM168B gene encoding myelin-associated neurite-outgrowth inhibitor, whose amino-acid sequence is MNPVYSPGSSGVPYANAKGIGYPAGFPMGYAAAAPAYSPNMYPGANPTFQTGYTPGTPYKVSCSPTSGAVPPYSSSPNPYQTAVYPVRSAYPQQSPYAQQGTYYPQPLYAAPPHVIHHTTVVQPNGMPATVYPAAIPPPRGNGVTMGMVAGTTMAMSAGTLLTAHSPTPVAPHPVTVPTYRAPGTPTYSYVPPQW